In Candidatus Krumholzibacteriia bacterium, a single window of DNA contains:
- a CDS encoding transposase produces MLREAVGKRRVRAGTIASIQAYGSFGANLHSHVHALVTEGVFHPHHESRRVSPGVDAMA; encoded by the coding sequence ATGCTGCGCGAGGCGGTGGGCAAGCGCCGCGTGCGCGCCGGCACGATCGCGAGCATTCAGGCCTATGGGAGTTTCGGAGCGAACCTCCATTCCCACGTGCACGCGCTCGTGACCGAGGGCGTGTTCCACCCACACCACGAGAGTAGACGAGTGTCTCCCGGCGTTGACGCGATGGCGTGA